A single genomic interval of Gallus gallus isolate bGalGal1 chromosome 10, bGalGal1.mat.broiler.GRCg7b, whole genome shotgun sequence harbors:
- the CTXN2 gene encoding cortexin-2 has product MMSSNYCGNTSASMSVNEMSAFPLTLEQKTGFAFVGILCVFLGLLIIRCFKILLDPYSSMPSSTWEDEVEGLDKGTFEYALA; this is encoded by the coding sequence ATGATGAGCAGTAATTACTGCGGCAACACTTCAGCCAGCATGAGCGTCAATGAAATGTCTGCCTTCCCTCTGACTTTGGAGCAAAAAACTGGTTTCGCCTTTGTGGggattttgtgtgttttcttagGACTTCTAATTATCAGATGCTTCAAAATCTTGCTAGACCCCTACAGTAGTATGCCTTCTTCTACATGGGAAGATGAAGTTGAGGGGTTGGATAAAGGGACATTTGAATATGCTCTTGCATGA